The Daucus carota subsp. sativus chromosome 2, DH1 v3.0, whole genome shotgun sequence genome includes a window with the following:
- the LOC108206667 gene encoding large ribosomal subunit protein eL28y, translating into MTTVPGQLIWEIVKRNNCFLVKEFGNGNAGVQFSKEPNNLYNLNSYKYSGLAQKKNVTIQPAGKDQGVLLATSRTKKQNKPANLLNKSIMKKEFHRMAKAVSNQVADNYYRPDLKKAALARLSAVNRSLKVAKSGVKKRNRQA; encoded by the exons ATGACAACAGTGCCTGGACAATTGATATGGGAGATCGTGAAGAGGAACAATTGTTTTCTGGTGAAAGAGTTCGGCAATGGAAATGCTGGCGTCCAATTTAGCAAAGAGCCTAACAATCTCTACAATCTCAACTCTTATAAATACTCTG GGCTAGCCCAGAAGAAAAATGTTACTATCCAGCCAGCTGGTAAAGATCAAGGTGTCTTACTTGCTACATCAAGGACCAAGAAGCAGAATAAACCAGCAAATTTGCTTAACAAGTCCATCATGAAGAAGGAATTCCACCGCATGGCAAAGGCAGTTTCAAACCAG GTGGCTGACAACTACTATAGGCCAGATTTGAAGAAAGCAGCCCTTGCAAGGTTGAGTGCTGTAAACAGAAGCCTCAAGGTTGCCAAATCTGGTGTGAAGAAGAGGAACAGACAGGCTTAG
- the LOC108209522 gene encoding uncharacterized protein LOC108209522 isoform X1 has translation MFGAAGKSGRGGRGGTGKRKLPSKFRSASRNLPPSGRPSVDASRNNRTTTATTAVASTAPAEETYDLVTGNPLNFAMIIRLTPDLVDEIKRAESQAGSARIKFHANPNYPSGNVIDVGGKEFRFTWSREMGDLCDIYEECQSGEYGNGQLVESGCAWRKLNVQRVLDESTKNHVKMMSEEAERKSKSRKVTILDHGSSSMKTQIKALAAAEATPWKMPFKQKKEPPYKKGTTEPPSGPPKSANKHVLSSTPSKGRISSSPLPSAREQPLVSASPSRTRSLSRAYASIDDNMSIQASSKEKPSSSEKGMPNRVITNAVPDKQAGKGNLGVKPTDLRSMLIVLLRENPRGMSLKALEKSVGQDFPNSGAQIKLIIKKVATYQPPGRYILKSGAEPESFQKPVSQSGSSPENKKQEASRRSDKCDDIHDPVNKASMKTHTQNDEPANLNSEPGEVLTDAEKHKISLQSPDLHAEKEVLDNSGRMVATSSNSQSGSDSSDSECDSGSHSRSRSKSRSLLGSGSGSSSDSETDTSSKSKEGSDEEVDIMTSDDDNVLKDRLQASEPELSASPVLQRPEGLLLQNATNEKKDIHAAEVIEIRENSHGCAQVAKFDAYFLGSVSSDKEGEQHSQVIKPLSDYHAVPQETQVPRGDLYREKDGFRLEQSDGYQRKSEGKSKKRSAEDLFDDTDVCSKKLKGSATRAPIQSEDGYKNEKRPSKNPRDGAVDKKMAPADSHHRKKAELPGKTVEVGSVLNSSLVYPLKDSNISDVGRSAIIDILNLRRESSVLELGELRDPLPEMTPGIKQSDKIGSINQTVRQLDYWNPDISKERPAGKTGVDSVEPSSANLNAGVIGNYKGLYKSGSQGHDEDLSAVQCNPPQLRRVNQAEVVSQLTNLSDVDSNCKQNKALSSQVVGREGYGDAQRKVPGAMAQLLDDVQGRPLSTIESERRKTDSSANLSDIYNDPPILDSRAGGKENRGTFFNTNDLSYYKYEKDKPELKGPIKDQSQYMEYVKEFQEKYDSYFSISKILESERNEFLKFGRDLEAAKENDMIKYCSILEKLRESYRRCGTRHKRLKKVYVVLHRELETLKEMIRDYANRCPKD, from the exons ATGTTCGGAGCCGCTGGAAAGTCCGGTCGTGGTGGTCGCGGCGGCACCGGGAAGCGTAAACTCCCCTCCAAGTTCCGTTCCGCATCTCGCAATCTCCCTCCCAGTGGCCGTCCCTCCGTCGACGCCTCTCGCAACAACCGCACAACCACCGCCACTACTGCCGTCGCCTCCACGGCTCCGGCGGAGGAGACATATGATCTCGTTACTGGTAATCCTCTCAACTTCGCTATGATAATTAGGCTTACACCTGACCTTGTTGATGAGATCAAGCGTGCCGAGTCGCAAGCTGGCTCGGCTCGGATCAAATTTCATGCCAATCCTAATTATCCTTCCGGGAAT GTTATTGATGTGGGAGGTAAGGAATTTAGATTTACATGGTCAAGGGAGATGGGAGACCTTTGTGATATATATGAGGAGTGCCAAAGTGGTGAATATGGAAACGGGCAGCTTGTTGAATCTGGGTGTGCTTGGCGAAAACTGAATGTACAGAGAGTCTTGGACGAATCTACTAAAAACCATGTTAAAATGATGTCAGAAGAAGCTGAGAGGAAGTCTAAATCTCGGAA AGTTACAATTTTGGATCATGGGAGCTCATCAATGAAGACTCAAATAAAGGCATTAGCTGCTGCTGAAG CTACTCCTTGGAAAATGccttttaaacaaaaaaaggaGCCTCCTTACAAAAAAGGAACAACTGAACCTCCTTCAG GTCCACCTAAATCGGCTAACAAACACGTGTTGTCCTCTACACCCTCAAAAGGGAGGATCTCATCTTCACCTCTACCATCTGCACGCGAGCAGCCTCTAGTGTCAGCTTCCCCATCTAGAACTAGAAGTCTGAGTAGGGCCTATGCAAGTATAGATGATAATATGTCCATTCAAGCAAGTAGTAAAGAAAAACCTTCCAGCTCTGAGAAAGGAATGCCCAATAGGGTTATCACCAATGCAGTACCGGACAAACAGGCTGGCAAGGGAAATTTAGGAGTTAAACCTACTGACTTGAGGAGTATGCTGATCGTTTTACTGCGAGAGAATCCCAGGGGAATGAGCCTTAAG GCACTGGAGAAATCTGTTGGACAGGACTTCCCCAATTCTGGAGCACAAATTAAGCTTATCATAAAAAAA GTTGCAACTTACCAACCGCCCGGAAGATATATATTGAAATCAGGAGCAGAGCCGGAAAGCTTCCAAAAACCCGTGTCTCAAAGTGGAAG TTCACCTGAAAATAAGAAACAAGAAGCATCTCGGCGCAGTGACAAGTGCGATGACATACATGATCCTGTTAACAAGGCTTCTatgaaaacacacacacaaaacgaTGAACCTGCAAATCTGAATTCTGAGCCTGGAGAAGTTTTAACAGATGCCGAAAAACATAAGATTTCACTTCAGTCTCCTGATCTTCATGCAGAGAAAGAAGTTCTAGATAATAGTGGAAGGATGGTAGCTACCTCTAGTAACAGCCAAAGTGGCAGTGATAGCAGTGACAGTGAATGTGACAGTGGAAGTCACAGCAGAAGCAGAAGTAAGAGTAGAAGTCTTCTTGGAAGTGGGAGTGGGAGTAGCAGTGACAGCGAAACAGACACCTCTTCCAAAAGTAAGGAAGGATCGGACGAGGAAGTGGATATCATGACTAGTGATGATGACAACGTCCTGAAGGACAGGTTGCAAGCTTCTGAACCTGAATTATCTGCATCGCCAGTTTTGCAGAGACCTGAAGGGTTGCTTCTGCAAAATGCCACCAATGAGAAAAAAGATATCCATGCTGCTGAAGTAATTGAGATTAGGGAAAACTCACATGGCTGTGCTCAGGTAGCAAAATTTGATGCTTATTTTCTTGGATCAGTTTCCAGTGACAAAGAAGGTGAACAACATTCACAGGTTATCAAACCTTTATCAGATTATCATGCTGTGCCTCAAGAAACCCAAGTTCCTAGAGGAGATTTGTACAGAGAAAAGGATGGTTTCAGACTTGAGCAGTCTGATGGATATCAAAGAAAATCCGAAGGAAAATCAAAAAAACGTTCTGCCGAGGATTTGTTTGATGATACTGATGTGTgttctaaaaaattaaaaggaaGTGCGACAAGGGCACCAATACAAAGTGAAGATGGTTATAAGAATGAAAAAAGGCCTTCTAAAAATCCTAGAGATGGTGCTGTGGACAAAAAAATGGCACCTGCCGACTCTCATCACAGGAAAAAAGCTGAATTGCCTGGAAAGACTGTGGAGGTTGGGTCAGTTTTGAACTCAAGTTTGGTGTATCCTTTAAAGGATAGCAACATATCTGACGTTGGCAGATCCGCTATTATAGATATATTAAATCTTAGAAGGGAGTCCTCGGTGTTGGAGCTAGGTGAACTTCGTGATCCCTTGCCTGAAATGACGCCTGGAATTAAGCAGTCTGATAAAATAGGCTCCATCAATCAAACAGTCAGACAATTGGATTACTGGAACCCCGATATTAGTAAAGAAAGACCTGCTGGGAAAACTGGTGTAGATTCAGTTGAGCCTTCCTCAGCCAATTTGAATGCTGGGGTCATTGGCAATTACAAAGGATTGTATAAAAGTGGGAGCCAGGGACATGACGAAGATTTATCAGCTGTGCAATGTAACCCTCCACAGCTGCGAAGAGTTAATCAAGCTGAGGTTGTGTCTCAACTGACTAACTTATCAGATGTTGATTCTAATTGTAAACAGAATAAAGCTTTATCGAGTCAGGTGGTTGGTAGGGAAGGGTATGGAGATGCTCAAAGAAAAGTTCCTGGTGCCATGGCTCAGCTGCTTGATGATGTACAGGGACGGCCACTTTCCACCATAGAAAGTGAAAGGAGAAAAACTGATTCATCAGCCAACCTTAGTGATATATACAACGATCCCCCGATACTGGACAGTCGTGCCGGTGGCAAAGAGAACAGAGGAACCTTTTTTAACACTAATGATTTATCATACTACAAGTATGAGAAGGACAAACCGGAGCTGAAGGGTCCAATTAAGGATCAATCCCA GTATATGGAATACGTGAAAGAGTTCCAGGAGAAATATGATAGCTACTTCTCTATTAGCAAAATATTAGAGTCTGAAAG GAATGAGTTCCTCAAATTTGGAAGAGATCTTGAAGCTGCGAAGGAAAATGATATGATTAAATATTGTAGCATTCTGGAGAAACTAAGGGAATCTTATCGTCGGTGTGGAACG AGGCACAAGCGGCTGAAGAAAGTATATGTTGTGCTTCACAGAGAATTGGAG ACCTTGAAGGAGATGATTAGAGACTATGCTAATCGGTGTCCAAAAGATTAA
- the LOC108209522 gene encoding uncharacterized protein LOC108209522 isoform X2, translating to MISLLVIDVGGKEFRFTWSREMGDLCDIYEECQSGEYGNGQLVESGCAWRKLNVQRVLDESTKNHVKMMSEEAERKSKSRKVTILDHGSSSMKTQIKALAAAEATPWKMPFKQKKEPPYKKGTTEPPSGPPKSANKHVLSSTPSKGRISSSPLPSAREQPLVSASPSRTRSLSRAYASIDDNMSIQASSKEKPSSSEKGMPNRVITNAVPDKQAGKGNLGVKPTDLRSMLIVLLRENPRGMSLKALEKSVGQDFPNSGAQIKLIIKKVATYQPPGRYILKSGAEPESFQKPVSQSGSSPENKKQEASRRSDKCDDIHDPVNKASMKTHTQNDEPANLNSEPGEVLTDAEKHKISLQSPDLHAEKEVLDNSGRMVATSSNSQSGSDSSDSECDSGSHSRSRSKSRSLLGSGSGSSSDSETDTSSKSKEGSDEEVDIMTSDDDNVLKDRLQASEPELSASPVLQRPEGLLLQNATNEKKDIHAAEVIEIRENSHGCAQVAKFDAYFLGSVSSDKEGEQHSQVIKPLSDYHAVPQETQVPRGDLYREKDGFRLEQSDGYQRKSEGKSKKRSAEDLFDDTDVCSKKLKGSATRAPIQSEDGYKNEKRPSKNPRDGAVDKKMAPADSHHRKKAELPGKTVEVGSVLNSSLVYPLKDSNISDVGRSAIIDILNLRRESSVLELGELRDPLPEMTPGIKQSDKIGSINQTVRQLDYWNPDISKERPAGKTGVDSVEPSSANLNAGVIGNYKGLYKSGSQGHDEDLSAVQCNPPQLRRVNQAEVVSQLTNLSDVDSNCKQNKALSSQVVGREGYGDAQRKVPGAMAQLLDDVQGRPLSTIESERRKTDSSANLSDIYNDPPILDSRAGGKENRGTFFNTNDLSYYKYEKDKPELKGPIKDQSQYMEYVKEFQEKYDSYFSISKILESERNEFLKFGRDLEAAKENDMIKYCSILEKLRESYRRCGTRHKRLKKVYVVLHRELETLKEMIRDYANRCPKD from the exons ATGATCTCGTTACTG GTTATTGATGTGGGAGGTAAGGAATTTAGATTTACATGGTCAAGGGAGATGGGAGACCTTTGTGATATATATGAGGAGTGCCAAAGTGGTGAATATGGAAACGGGCAGCTTGTTGAATCTGGGTGTGCTTGGCGAAAACTGAATGTACAGAGAGTCTTGGACGAATCTACTAAAAACCATGTTAAAATGATGTCAGAAGAAGCTGAGAGGAAGTCTAAATCTCGGAA AGTTACAATTTTGGATCATGGGAGCTCATCAATGAAGACTCAAATAAAGGCATTAGCTGCTGCTGAAG CTACTCCTTGGAAAATGccttttaaacaaaaaaaggaGCCTCCTTACAAAAAAGGAACAACTGAACCTCCTTCAG GTCCACCTAAATCGGCTAACAAACACGTGTTGTCCTCTACACCCTCAAAAGGGAGGATCTCATCTTCACCTCTACCATCTGCACGCGAGCAGCCTCTAGTGTCAGCTTCCCCATCTAGAACTAGAAGTCTGAGTAGGGCCTATGCAAGTATAGATGATAATATGTCCATTCAAGCAAGTAGTAAAGAAAAACCTTCCAGCTCTGAGAAAGGAATGCCCAATAGGGTTATCACCAATGCAGTACCGGACAAACAGGCTGGCAAGGGAAATTTAGGAGTTAAACCTACTGACTTGAGGAGTATGCTGATCGTTTTACTGCGAGAGAATCCCAGGGGAATGAGCCTTAAG GCACTGGAGAAATCTGTTGGACAGGACTTCCCCAATTCTGGAGCACAAATTAAGCTTATCATAAAAAAA GTTGCAACTTACCAACCGCCCGGAAGATATATATTGAAATCAGGAGCAGAGCCGGAAAGCTTCCAAAAACCCGTGTCTCAAAGTGGAAG TTCACCTGAAAATAAGAAACAAGAAGCATCTCGGCGCAGTGACAAGTGCGATGACATACATGATCCTGTTAACAAGGCTTCTatgaaaacacacacacaaaacgaTGAACCTGCAAATCTGAATTCTGAGCCTGGAGAAGTTTTAACAGATGCCGAAAAACATAAGATTTCACTTCAGTCTCCTGATCTTCATGCAGAGAAAGAAGTTCTAGATAATAGTGGAAGGATGGTAGCTACCTCTAGTAACAGCCAAAGTGGCAGTGATAGCAGTGACAGTGAATGTGACAGTGGAAGTCACAGCAGAAGCAGAAGTAAGAGTAGAAGTCTTCTTGGAAGTGGGAGTGGGAGTAGCAGTGACAGCGAAACAGACACCTCTTCCAAAAGTAAGGAAGGATCGGACGAGGAAGTGGATATCATGACTAGTGATGATGACAACGTCCTGAAGGACAGGTTGCAAGCTTCTGAACCTGAATTATCTGCATCGCCAGTTTTGCAGAGACCTGAAGGGTTGCTTCTGCAAAATGCCACCAATGAGAAAAAAGATATCCATGCTGCTGAAGTAATTGAGATTAGGGAAAACTCACATGGCTGTGCTCAGGTAGCAAAATTTGATGCTTATTTTCTTGGATCAGTTTCCAGTGACAAAGAAGGTGAACAACATTCACAGGTTATCAAACCTTTATCAGATTATCATGCTGTGCCTCAAGAAACCCAAGTTCCTAGAGGAGATTTGTACAGAGAAAAGGATGGTTTCAGACTTGAGCAGTCTGATGGATATCAAAGAAAATCCGAAGGAAAATCAAAAAAACGTTCTGCCGAGGATTTGTTTGATGATACTGATGTGTgttctaaaaaattaaaaggaaGTGCGACAAGGGCACCAATACAAAGTGAAGATGGTTATAAGAATGAAAAAAGGCCTTCTAAAAATCCTAGAGATGGTGCTGTGGACAAAAAAATGGCACCTGCCGACTCTCATCACAGGAAAAAAGCTGAATTGCCTGGAAAGACTGTGGAGGTTGGGTCAGTTTTGAACTCAAGTTTGGTGTATCCTTTAAAGGATAGCAACATATCTGACGTTGGCAGATCCGCTATTATAGATATATTAAATCTTAGAAGGGAGTCCTCGGTGTTGGAGCTAGGTGAACTTCGTGATCCCTTGCCTGAAATGACGCCTGGAATTAAGCAGTCTGATAAAATAGGCTCCATCAATCAAACAGTCAGACAATTGGATTACTGGAACCCCGATATTAGTAAAGAAAGACCTGCTGGGAAAACTGGTGTAGATTCAGTTGAGCCTTCCTCAGCCAATTTGAATGCTGGGGTCATTGGCAATTACAAAGGATTGTATAAAAGTGGGAGCCAGGGACATGACGAAGATTTATCAGCTGTGCAATGTAACCCTCCACAGCTGCGAAGAGTTAATCAAGCTGAGGTTGTGTCTCAACTGACTAACTTATCAGATGTTGATTCTAATTGTAAACAGAATAAAGCTTTATCGAGTCAGGTGGTTGGTAGGGAAGGGTATGGAGATGCTCAAAGAAAAGTTCCTGGTGCCATGGCTCAGCTGCTTGATGATGTACAGGGACGGCCACTTTCCACCATAGAAAGTGAAAGGAGAAAAACTGATTCATCAGCCAACCTTAGTGATATATACAACGATCCCCCGATACTGGACAGTCGTGCCGGTGGCAAAGAGAACAGAGGAACCTTTTTTAACACTAATGATTTATCATACTACAAGTATGAGAAGGACAAACCGGAGCTGAAGGGTCCAATTAAGGATCAATCCCA GTATATGGAATACGTGAAAGAGTTCCAGGAGAAATATGATAGCTACTTCTCTATTAGCAAAATATTAGAGTCTGAAAG GAATGAGTTCCTCAAATTTGGAAGAGATCTTGAAGCTGCGAAGGAAAATGATATGATTAAATATTGTAGCATTCTGGAGAAACTAAGGGAATCTTATCGTCGGTGTGGAACG AGGCACAAGCGGCTGAAGAAAGTATATGTTGTGCTTCACAGAGAATTGGAG ACCTTGAAGGAGATGATTAGAGACTATGCTAATCGGTGTCCAAAAGATTAA
- the LOC108209121 gene encoding ubiquitin carboxyl-terminal hydrolase 7, which produces MPTVSVKWQKELLTGVEIDTSQPPYVFKCQLYDLTGVPPERQKIMVKGGLLKDDADWSKLGVKEGQKLMMMGTADEIVKAPEKGPVFMEDLPEEEQVVVAGHSAGLFNLGNTCYMNSTLQCLHSVPELKSALIKYPHSGRSNDLDQPSHLLTVATRDLFSELDKSVKAVAPMQFWTVLRKKYPQFGQLHNGSFMQQDAEECWTQILYTLSQSLKTPNPSENLDAIKGLFGIELVSRVHCAESGEESSETESVHSLKCHISHEVNHLHEGLKHGLKSELEKSSPSLGRSAIYVKDSRINGLPRYLTVQFVRFFWKRESNQKAKILRKVDYPLELDIYDLCSDDLKKSLEVPRQILRDEEGKKLGLKSKEKSSSSSENDVKMSNAEGSSKQSGESSIDASQEGGVHDKEMQLTGVYDLVAVLTHKGRSADSGHYVAWVKQESGKWIQYDDDNPIPQREEDIVKLSGGGDWHMAYICMYKARVVPK; this is translated from the exons ATGCCGACAG TGAGTGTAAAATGGCAAAAAGAGCTACTTACGGGTGTGGAAATTGATACTAGCCAGCCCCCATATGTTTTCAAATGTCAGTTGTATGACCTAACAGGAGTACCTCCCGAAAGACAGAAGATTATGGTGAAAGGCGGTTTATTAAAG GATGATGCTGATTGGTCAAAATTAGGGGTAAAAGAG GGCCAGAAGTTAATGATGATGGGAACAGCAGATGAGATTGTGAAGGCTCCTGAGAAGGGCCCTGTTTTTATGGAGGACCTTCCAGAAGAAGAACAAGTTGTTGTTGCG GGTCATTCTGCTGGCCTCTTTAATCTTGGTAATACCTGCTACATGAATTCCACTCTGCAATGCTTGCACTCAGTTCCTGAGCTGAAGTCTGCCTTGATCAA GTATCCGCATTCTGGTAGAAGCAACGATTTAGATCAGCCATCTCATCTCTTGACTGTTGCAACACGGGATTTGTTTAGTGAACTTGATAAAAGTGTCAAGGCAGTTGCACCAATGCAGTTTTGGACG GTTTTAAGAAAAAAGTATCCCCAATTTGGCCAACTTCATAATGGTTCCTTTATGCAACAG GATGCTGAAGAATGCTGGACGCAAATCTTGTACACACTTTCCCAATCTCTTAAAACACCAAATCCGAG TGAAAATCTTGATGCGATCAAGGGGCTTTTTGGCATTGAACTTGTAAGCAG GGTGCACTGTGCAGAAAGTGGTGAAGAAAGCTCTGAGACAGAGTCAGTTCACTCTTTAAAATGCCACATATCACATGAGGTCAACCACTTGCACGAAGGGTTAAAGCAT GGCCTGAAATCAGAATTGGAGAAGTCTTCTCCTTCACTGGGACGGAGTGCAATTTACGTGAAAGATTCACGTATCAATGGATTGCCAAG GTACTTAACGGTTCAATTTGTCCGGTTTTTCTGGAAGAGGGAATCAAATCAGAAAGCAAAAATTTTGCGG AAAGTAGATTATCCATTGGAGCTGGACATCTATGATCTGTGTTCAGATGATCTAAAGAAAAGTTTAGAAGTTCCTCGTCAG atACTAAGAGACGAGGAAGGTAAAAAGCTTGGTTTGAAATCTAAAGAAAAGAGCTCTAGTTCATCGGAAAACGATGTCAAGATGTCCAATGCTGAG GGTTCATCAAAGCAAAGTGGTGAATCATCAATAGATGCTTCTCAAGAAG GCGGAGTGCATGACAAAGAAATGCAACTGACTGGAGTATATGATCTGGTCGCTGTGCTGACCCACAAGGGTAGAAGTGCTGATTCTGGGCATTATGTTGCTTGGGTCAAGCAAGAAAGCG GTAAATGGATTCAGTATGACGATGATAATCCTATCCCTCAACGGGAGGAAGATATTGTAAAACTTTCAGGAGGAG GTGATTGGCATATGGCTTACATCTGCATGTACAAGGCTCGTGTTGTCCCCAAgtaa
- the LOC108207727 gene encoding uncharacterized protein LOC108207727 yields the protein MAWIRRLWPFISAKIKVFFDTFHRTGHIPLGANSSFIVLIPKKQDPRCLQDYRPISLINSVFKILSKVLANRIKFKLDDLISESQAAFVKGRNISDSIFMVNEIIHFLQLSKTEGLVIKLDFAKAYDSINWACLLHVMKIMGFGQSWCSWITACLSSTRMSILVNGVATKEFSPQRGLRQGDPLAPYLFIMVGELLNRLIVKASEAGLIDGIQVSSDSAPITHFQYADDTILVIQNNEKSVLGVQNVLLLFQVISGLKVNFHKSMIFHPSNDVDKLHCWASVLGCEVGLIPFKYLGAWVGKSPSVESFWNPLLASMKSKLSNWKAMSLNFAGRATLLQASLDSIPSYWLGLHKIPAGVCSRIEMFRRKFLWGDLLQGESEKRSLHLIKWQSVCAPKQCGGLGLQRIREKNVAFLGKWWWRFQTDRNKRWYQFIRSKYKVQHSLMEIGVRRRSPMLRDILSIQNDSAFGTMFADSCWKWKLNSGDVIRFWLDNWTGEGVLKDYFPRLFSLCLDKCISVKEMCRRAMIVAPESPGIWRRQLRGWECDAEEALLRFMNLFSGSPGHDQVLWSINSGKYSVHDSYIHLAGGHTYNPIWRRIWGVKVPAKAKIFLWKIVHGVLPTKQLLLLRIKKGDGFCEVCGNDLEHIHHLFWNCPVAKSVWLKVFEWWNINPGFINKGWGPITSLFDLVNDIKSKLSWEVTVIATLWVIWISRNNKIFRGNNPEAAIMFAIAKLRAFEWSVAANLCEAGQFLNWSNNPVAAAKQTMTLRKDNLLISLGKSVDIMAFVDGVCSPNQSGVGGIFLDSHFNPIFVFAGPSTHRQSVLTEFEAFLLACSASQKHWRDKKVVICSDSTIIVANFMKFKSGVQGCCDSNLDFSMYGLSFDNIWARKIDRALNQEADFLAHLGAARKDLVAGKI from the coding sequence ATGGCTTGGATAAGGCGCCTGTGGCCTTTCATCTCAGCCAAAATTAAAGTTTTCTTTGATACTTTCCATAGGACGGGTCACATCCCTCTTGGTGCGAACTCGTCGTTCATTGTCCTCATCCCTAAAAAGCAAGACCCGCGATGTCTTCAGGATTACAGGCCAATAAGCCTTATTAATTCTGTATTTAAGATCTTATCAAAGGTCCTTGCTAACagaataaaatttaagttgGACGATCTTATCTCGGAGTCTCAGGCTGCGTTTGTCAAAGGGCGAAATATTAGTGATAGCATTTTTATGGTAAATGAGATCATCCACTTCCTTCAACTCTCGAAAACAGAGGGTCTTGTTATCAAACTCGATTTCGCTAAGGCCTATGATTCGATCAACTGGGCTTGCCTTCTCCATGTTATGAAAATTATGGGTTTTGGTCAGTCCTGGTGCTCCTGGATTACAGCGTGTTTGTCTTCAACTCGTATGTCAATTCTAGTTAATGGGGTAGCCACTAAAGAATTCTCTCCCCAAAGGGGGTTACGTCAAGGGGATCCCTTGGCcccttatttatttataatggtgGGTGAATTGTTGAATAGGCTGATTGTTAAAGCTAGTGAAGCTGGTCTGATTGACGGAATCCAAGTCTCTAGTGACAGTGCTCCTATTACACACTTCCAGTACGCAGACGATACCATTTTAGTGATTCAGAACAATGAAAAGTCGGTGCTAGGGGTTCAAAATGTTCTTCTTCTATTTCAGGTGATCTCGGGCCTAAAGGTAAATTTCCATAAGAGCATGATTTTCCATCCGTCCAATGACGTAGACAAACTTCATTGTTGGGCTTCTGTCCTAGGTTGTGAGGTTGGGTTGATCCCTTTCAAATATCTGGGTGCTTGGGTGGGGAAAAGTCCGTCGGTAGAATCTTTCTGGAACCCGCTTTTGGCCTCAATGAAGAGTAAGCTATCGAATTGGAAAGCAATGTCGCTAAATTTTGCTGGCCGTGCAACCCTTTTGCAAGCAAGTTTGGACAGTATCCCTTCGTATTGGTTAGGTTTACACAAAATCCCAGCTGGTGTATGTTCCAGAATTGAAATGTTTAGGAGGAAATTCTTGTGGGGGGATTTGCTTCAGGGTGAGAGCGAAAAGCGATCTTTACATTTGATTAAGTGGCAATCAGTCTGCGCTCCTAAACAGTGTGGTGGCTTAGGTTTACAAAGAATCAGGGAGAAAAATGTAGCATTCTTGGGTAAGTGGTGGTGGCGTTTTCAAACTGATCGCAACAAGAGGTGGTACCAGTTTATTCGTTCTAAATATAAGGTGCAGCACTCATTAATGGAAATAGGTGTTCGCAGGAGGTCTCCCATGCTTCGTGACATCCTTAGTATCCAAAACGATTCGGCGTTTGGAACAATGTTTGCTGACTCCTGCTGGAAATGGAAACTCAATTCTGGGGATGTGATTCGCTTCTGGCTTGATAATTGGACAGGGGAAGGGGTGTTGAAGGATTATTTTCCTCGTCTTTTTTCGCTGTGTTTGGACAAGTGTATTTCTGTTAAAGAAATGTGCAGGAGGGCCATGATTGTGGCTCCTGAATCCCCAGGTATTTGGCGGCGCCAATTGCGGGGTTGGGAGTGTGATGCTGAGGAAGCCTTACTAAGATTCATGAATCTCTTCTCAGGTAGTCCAGGCCATGATCAGGTTCTCTGGAGCATCAACTCAGGTAAGTACTCAGTCCATGATTCTTATATTCATTTGGCGGGTGGGCATACTTACAATCCAATATGGCGTAGAATCTGGGGTGTGAAAGTCCCTGCTAAGGCGAAGATTTTCCTATGGAAAATTGTTCATGGCGTCCTCCCTACAAAACAACTCCTTCTTCTCAGAATTAAGAAAGGAGATGGCTTTTGCGAGGTCTGTGGTAATGATTTAGAACACATTCACCACTTGTTTTGGAATTGTCCAGTGGCTAAAAGTGTTTGGTTGAAGGTGTTCGAGTGGTGGAACATTAATCCTGGTTTCATTAACAAGGGATGGGGACCAATTACTTCTCTCTTTGACTTAGTTAATGatataaaatcaaaactttcTTGGGAGGTCACTGTTATTGCAACCCTGTGGGTAATTTGGATTTCTCGCAACAACAAAATTTTTCGAGGTAATAACCCTGAAGCAGCCATTATGTTTGCTATCGCTAAGCTTCGGGCGTTTGAATGGTCTGTGGCTGCCAATCTCTGCGAGGCTGGTCAGTTTTTAAACTGGAGCAATAATCCAGTTGCTGCCGCCAAACAGACTATGACTTTGAGAAAAGACAATCTGCTGATCAGTTTGGGAAAATCGGTTGATATCATGGCTTTTGTAGATGGAGTCTGCTCGCCAAATCAGTCGGGGGTGGGAGGCATCTTCTTAGATAGTCATTTCAATCCCATTTTCGTGTTTGCTGGTCCCTCCACCCATAGACAGAGTGTGTTGACTGAGTTTGAAGCCTTCTTGTTAGCATGTTCTGCCTCTCAAAAACATTGGAGGGATAAAAAGGTTGTCATTTGCTCAGACTCAACCATAATAGTTGccaattttatgaaatttaaatCTGGTGTTCAGGGCTGCTGCGACTCGAATTTGGACTTCTCCATGTATGGCTTGTCCTTTGACAACATTTGGGCCCGCAAAATTGACAGAGCTCTAAATCAGGAGGCGGATTTTCTGGCCCATTTAGGGGCTGCAAGAAAAGATTTGGTGGCTGGGAAAATCTAA